One genomic window of Candidatus Kuenenia stuttgartiensis includes the following:
- a CDS encoding phytoene desaturase family protein translates to MKDFDVIVIGSGIGGLISAGTLVSKGMKTLLVEKNKIPGGLLASFKRKGFLFNSAVDCISGVAKGGYISNVLESLDVDSEINFVKLNPIRFSIFPDIRIPVDSNMNVYIERLIQLFPSEASGIKKLFNFMDGSFTLVQSMLDSFLSGKPGLGKATHEIFELRNISYKDLLRKYITNYRLTMVLSDRCPFIGLPPSRVSAFSMVNMIMSYFKLGAYRPIGGFQKLADILVKGIENKGGMVLLGNGADKILLENNNRCYGVRCENGNEYTSEFVVSSVDSHHTFGDLLGREFESIPTEMRKKTGISTSFFVVYAGVKGEVTEHSSVGYFPSYDMESFFSPKSSFKNDSTIGVTVASMEDKLLAPDACNTVVLHEMAEASDKEIDKSVCTGIVIKKAEKIIPGLKDKIIVLDSATPKSIERYTGNFNGSAFGWNQIPGFKNVKGYGINNLYIAGHWGEIGGGVLAAAYSGAKAAKEILTKESVTNGI, encoded by the coding sequence ATGAAGGATTTTGATGTCATAGTTATCGGAAGTGGAATCGGGGGACTTATTAGTGCCGGAACGTTGGTCTCAAAAGGGATGAAAACCCTTCTGGTTGAAAAAAACAAAATTCCCGGCGGACTACTTGCCTCTTTCAAAAGGAAGGGGTTCCTCTTTAATTCCGCTGTTGACTGTATCTCGGGTGTTGCTAAAGGGGGGTACATTTCAAACGTTCTAGAGAGTCTCGACGTTGATTCCGAAATAAACTTTGTAAAGCTGAATCCCATAAGATTTAGTATTTTCCCAGATATCCGGATTCCCGTAGACTCAAACATGAATGTCTATATTGAAAGGCTCATTCAACTATTTCCCTCGGAAGCGTCGGGAATAAAAAAATTATTCAACTTCATGGATGGTTCATTTACCTTGGTACAGTCCATGCTAGATTCATTTTTATCCGGCAAGCCTGGATTAGGGAAAGCAACTCATGAAATTTTTGAACTAAGAAATATTTCATACAAGGATCTGCTGAGAAAATATATCACTAATTACCGCCTTACCATGGTTTTATCCGACCGATGTCCCTTTATCGGACTGCCGCCATCACGAGTATCGGCATTCTCAATGGTCAACATGATCATGAGCTATTTCAAATTGGGTGCCTACAGACCAATAGGTGGCTTCCAGAAACTTGCGGATATTCTTGTCAAAGGAATTGAAAACAAAGGAGGCATGGTACTGTTGGGAAACGGAGCTGATAAAATACTACTGGAAAATAATAATCGGTGTTATGGAGTTCGGTGCGAGAACGGCAATGAATATACTTCCGAATTTGTGGTCTCCAGCGTTGACTCGCATCATACATTCGGCGATCTGTTGGGAAGAGAATTTGAATCTATTCCAACGGAAATGCGAAAAAAAACGGGCATCTCAACGTCATTTTTCGTTGTATATGCCGGAGTCAAAGGTGAGGTTACCGAACATTCGAGCGTTGGTTATTTTCCCTCGTATGACATGGAAAGTTTTTTTTCTCCTAAAAGCTCCTTTAAGAATGACTCGACCATTGGTGTAACGGTTGCCAGTATGGAGGACAAACTCCTTGCCCCTGATGCCTGCAACACGGTGGTATTGCACGAAATGGCGGAAGCCTCCGATAAAGAGATAGACAAATCCGTATGTACGGGAATAGTGATTAAAAAAGCGGAAAAGATAATACCAGGATTGAAAGACAAAATTATTGTCCTTGATTCCGCTACACCTAAATCCATTGAACGATATACCGGAAATTTCAATGGCTCCGCATTTGGATGGAATCAAATACCAGGTTTTAAAAACGTAAAGGGGTATGGAATAAACAATCTATACATTGCCGGTCATTGGGGAGAAATAGGTGGCGGAGTATTGGCGGCAGCATATTCCGGGGCCAAAGCAGCGAAGGAAATCCTTACAAAGGAAAGCGTCACTAATGGAATCTAA
- a CDS encoding glycosyltransferase family 2 protein, with amino-acid sequence MESKIYVAIPAYNASKTIGNVVSAALKHVSTVIVIDDGSTDNTAIVAFEAGAGIITLGKNKGKGNALKIFFQKAIQEKFDAVITLDADGQHDPEEIPLFLHEHKLFPESTIVGNRFREKEKIPDARYNAMRIAQFYISLSANQYLEDSQCGFRLYPMAIIKNIPLTTERYVTESEILMKVGDMGKTIRFVDIKTIYNNSKSYLTPVYDVSSIAAYVISYIHIKWFVEGLTPNNPYTYSTIGYIRDTLGEKKSLNMFFQTLTVFTALPASIFFYLEYSLLQFFIPYNFASIRKLDCGFSRIVLATQMLPILLIVALIEKCLKTTGCKINLVSGTIKKFYPNLWKNKR; translated from the coding sequence ATGGAATCTAAAATATATGTTGCAATACCGGCGTATAATGCTTCCAAGACAATCGGCAATGTGGTTTCCGCTGCTTTAAAACATGTTTCCACAGTTATAGTCATAGATGACGGGTCCACTGATAATACTGCAATTGTTGCCTTTGAAGCAGGTGCTGGAATCATTACTCTGGGAAAAAACAAAGGTAAAGGTAACGCATTAAAGATATTTTTTCAAAAAGCAATTCAGGAAAAATTTGACGCGGTTATAACCTTGGACGCAGACGGACAACATGATCCGGAGGAAATACCTCTTTTCCTGCATGAACACAAATTGTTTCCAGAATCAACAATAGTAGGAAACAGGTTCCGTGAGAAGGAAAAGATACCAGACGCCCGATACAATGCCATGCGTATTGCCCAGTTTTATATTTCTCTTTCAGCAAACCAGTATTTGGAAGATTCCCAGTGCGGTTTTAGGTTGTATCCCATGGCAATAATAAAAAACATACCACTAACGACAGAAAGATATGTTACTGAATCAGAAATATTAATGAAGGTTGGAGATATGGGCAAAACCATTAGATTTGTAGATATTAAGACGATATACAACAATAGTAAAAGTTATCTAACGCCGGTATATGATGTTTCAAGCATAGCGGCGTATGTTATTTCTTATATTCATATAAAGTGGTTTGTCGAGGGATTAACCCCAAATAATCCATATACTTATTCTACAATAGGCTATATAAGGGATACTCTCGGGGAAAAAAAAAGCTTGAATATGTTTTTTCAAACTCTTACCGTGTTTACAGCGCTTCCTGCAAGCATATTTTTTTATTTGGAGTATAGTTTACTTCAATTCTTTATTCCTTATAATTTTGCTTCTATACGCAAACTTGATTGTGGGTTTTCGCGGATTGTTCTTGCAACACAGATGTTGCCTATATTACTTATTGTAGCCCTCATTGAAAAATGCTTAAAGACAACTGGATGTAAAATAAATCTTGTTAGCGGAACTATAAAAAAATTTTATCCAAACTTATGGAAAAACAAAAGATAG
- a CDS encoding OmpA family protein, producing the protein MKKTCLLVLLVTMTLAVLTGCAQLKSITFEKKHPEPLESFVPQDLSAKSLSVKYAPKIESFVIILDASASMETAYTGIVNKGHPKFDVAKDIISRMNKTLPEVDVNSALVTFGHGFFTPLKKTFIVYELTHHSRDLLENALNMAIYPKGSSPAGNAIADASNQLLTSVGQNAVIFVSDGENLIGTPLEKIKDLKELYGEKTCFYTIHVGNTPEGKEALRKLARSATCGFSVTADEIASSGNMANFVKKVFLTDIPKQDSDGDGVYDEDDECPDTPEGAIVDSRGCWVVKGIAFEYKKWDIKEEFESNLTNIVDVLEKNPDLQIRIEGHTDNIGSMKYNIDLSQKRALAVKDYLVEKGIHESRISTTGFGFKHPIAPNVTEEGRALNRRAEIVPIR; encoded by the coding sequence ATGAAAAAAACATGTTTGTTGGTATTGCTTGTTACAATGACGCTTGCTGTTCTTACAGGTTGTGCTCAACTCAAATCTATCACGTTTGAAAAAAAACACCCCGAACCTCTTGAATCATTCGTCCCACAAGATTTAAGCGCAAAATCCCTTAGTGTGAAGTATGCACCGAAGATTGAAAGTTTTGTTATCATTTTAGATGCCTCTGCCTCTATGGAAACAGCATATACCGGTATCGTTAATAAAGGGCATCCAAAATTTGACGTGGCCAAAGATATTATATCGCGCATGAACAAAACATTGCCTGAAGTCGATGTAAATAGCGCCCTTGTAACATTTGGACACGGATTTTTTACGCCGTTAAAGAAGACATTTATTGTTTATGAACTCACACATCACTCACGAGACCTTTTAGAAAACGCGTTAAATATGGCAATCTATCCTAAAGGAAGCAGCCCTGCCGGAAACGCTATTGCTGACGCATCAAATCAACTGCTAACGTCGGTGGGACAAAATGCGGTGATCTTTGTGAGTGACGGCGAAAATTTAATAGGCACTCCCCTGGAGAAAATAAAGGATTTAAAAGAACTGTATGGAGAGAAGACATGCTTTTATACCATTCATGTGGGAAATACTCCTGAGGGGAAAGAGGCGCTCAGAAAACTTGCACGGTCCGCAACCTGTGGTTTTTCTGTAACTGCTGATGAAATTGCTTCCAGCGGGAATATGGCAAACTTTGTTAAAAAAGTATTTTTGACCGATATTCCTAAACAAGACAGCGACGGCGATGGTGTTTACGATGAAGACGATGAATGTCCGGATACTCCGGAAGGAGCTATTGTGGATTCCAGAGGATGCTGGGTGGTAAAAGGAATCGCCTTTGAATATAAGAAATGGGATATTAAAGAAGAATTTGAATCGAACCTTACCAATATTGTGGATGTTTTGGAAAAAAATCCTGATTTGCAAATAAGAATAGAAGGGCACACAGATAATATCGGTTCAATGAAATATAATATCGACCTTTCCCAAAAAAGAGCGCTGGCGGTAAAAGATTATTTAGTAGAGAAGGGTATTCATGAATCGCGTATCTCTACGACGGGTTTTGGATTTAAACATCCTATTGCCCCCAATGTTACAGAAGAAGGCCGTGCCCTTAACAGAAGGGCTGAAATTGTTCCTATAAGATAG
- a CDS encoding YbgA family protein, protein MDEKIKLGISACMLGENVRHDGGHKLDHYLKYTLGKFIQWVPVCPEVECGLPTPRESMQLVGDPENPRILTIKTHKDYTVQMKKWICSKVVALKHENVNGFVFKSKSPSCGMQGIKVYPSSSGISVGKGIGLFARGFMEKFTYVPTEDDCHLQVPERRENFIENVFVFYRWKKFLKEDGSIKGLTTFHANHKLLIMSHSTETVKDLGKMAAQPGGTGKKDLFDQYCKTLMTALKLKATVKKNINVLQHILGYFKRELSSWEKKELLGIIEQYREKQSPLIVPVTLLRHYAHKYDKEYLKSQYYLNPHPMEFRLRNQF, encoded by the coding sequence ATGGATGAAAAGATCAAATTGGGGATTAGCGCATGCATGCTTGGTGAAAATGTTCGGCATGACGGAGGACACAAGCTTGACCATTATTTGAAATATACACTTGGAAAATTTATTCAGTGGGTTCCTGTGTGCCCCGAAGTGGAATGCGGCCTTCCCACTCCAAGAGAATCAATGCAGTTGGTTGGAGATCCTGAAAACCCTCGCATTCTTACCATAAAAACGCATAAAGACTACACCGTTCAGATGAAAAAATGGATCTGCAGTAAGGTGGTAGCGCTTAAACATGAAAACGTGAACGGTTTTGTGTTTAAGAGTAAATCTCCAAGCTGTGGTATGCAGGGAATAAAGGTATATCCATCTTCATCTGGCATTTCTGTCGGGAAGGGCATCGGCTTGTTTGCCAGGGGATTTATGGAAAAATTTACCTACGTTCCGACGGAAGACGATTGTCATCTTCAGGTTCCTGAAAGAAGGGAAAATTTTATAGAAAACGTATTTGTGTTTTACCGGTGGAAGAAATTCCTGAAAGAAGACGGCTCTATAAAGGGCCTTACAACTTTTCATGCAAACCATAAATTATTAATTATGTCCCATAGTACAGAAACAGTCAAAGACCTCGGTAAAATGGCGGCTCAGCCGGGCGGAACCGGAAAGAAAGATTTGTTTGATCAATATTGCAAGACATTAATGACGGCATTAAAATTAAAAGCAACCGTAAAGAAAAATATCAACGTTTTGCAGCATATTTTGGGGTATTTTAAAAGAGAGTTGTCTTCCTGGGAGAAAAAAGAATTATTGGGGATTATCGAACAGTATCGCGAAAAACAGAGTCCCCTGATTGTACCTGTAACTCTTCTACGGCATTATGCTCATAAATATGATAAAGAATACCTGAAATCGCAATATTATCTTAATCCACATCCGATGGAATTTAGACTGCGGAATCAGTTTTGA
- the murB gene encoding UDP-N-acetylmuramate dehydrogenase, translating into MVLSIPNLKKNIPLAPFTTYKIGGPADWFVEVHTTEELTQAVLEAKRRKTPYFLLGCGANILFTDKGFRGLVIRNLANKTTFLEKNKLVAESGAIIGDLLNLCYQRGLSGFEHFVDIPSTVGGAIWQNLHFLSPDRKHTIFISGIVSKSRILAEDGNSTTVDGEYFRFGYDTSILHKQKDIVLDVTFQLSQKPKSEIKSVMEANREWRKTKQPQLPEFPSCGSVFKKIEDVGAGRLIEQAGLKGMRIGDAEISGKHANFIVNLGNAKANDVLALIQYTQKTVKEKSGYSLNTEIMVVGEP; encoded by the coding sequence ATGGTACTCAGCATACCAAACCTGAAAAAAAACATACCTCTCGCCCCTTTTACTACTTATAAAATAGGCGGTCCCGCTGATTGGTTTGTTGAAGTACATACCACCGAAGAATTAACACAAGCGGTATTAGAGGCAAAGCGCAGAAAAACCCCTTATTTTTTGCTTGGCTGCGGCGCAAATATCTTATTTACCGATAAGGGATTTCGCGGTCTTGTGATCAGAAATCTTGCAAACAAAACGACCTTCCTTGAAAAGAATAAATTGGTTGCGGAAAGTGGCGCGATTATTGGCGACCTTCTTAATCTATGCTATCAACGAGGACTATCAGGGTTTGAGCATTTTGTGGATATTCCGAGTACTGTAGGCGGCGCAATATGGCAAAATCTGCATTTTTTATCTCCTGACAGAAAACACACCATATTTATTTCCGGAATAGTCAGCAAGAGCCGTATTTTAGCGGAAGATGGGAATAGTACAACGGTTGATGGTGAGTACTTCCGGTTTGGATATGATACGAGTATCTTGCATAAACAGAAAGATATTGTGCTTGATGTAACCTTCCAGCTTTCACAAAAACCGAAATCAGAAATAAAATCAGTTATGGAAGCGAATCGGGAGTGGCGCAAAACAAAACAGCCTCAATTGCCGGAATTTCCCAGTTGCGGCTCAGTTTTTAAGAAAATAGAGGATGTTGGGGCAGGAAGATTGATAGAACAGGCGGGGCTGAAGGGAATGCGCATTGGCGACGCAGAAATTTCCGGAAAACACGCAAATTTTATCGTTAATTTGGGAAATGCTAAGGCAAACGATGTTTTGGCGCTAATTCAATACACACAGAAAACGGTAAAAGAAAAATCAGGCTATTCGCTGAATACAGAAATTATGGTTGTTGGAGAACCATAA